One stretch of Candidatus Eremiobacterota bacterium DNA includes these proteins:
- a CDS encoding type II toxin-antitoxin system HicB family antitoxin, whose translation MAYKVSVVIEKDSHGYYTYCPELKGCQTQGDSIEEALVNIGEAIELYLETL comes from the coding sequence ATGGCCTATAAGGTGAGTGTGGTAATAGAGAAAGATTCTCATGGGTATTATACTTATTGCCCAGAACTGAAGGGGTGTCAAACCCAGGGGGACAGCATTGAAGAAGCCCTGGTGAATATCGGGGAAGCCATTGAGCTGTACCTTGAGACATTGTGA
- a CDS encoding type II toxin-antitoxin system HicA family toxin codes for MSRLPRISGEDTKNALLRGGFRLSHVRGSHHYFLHPAGGSIVCIPVHGSRILPLKTLLSIIRQAKLTVEEFITLL; via the coding sequence ATGAGCAGACTCCCGAGAATAAGCGGGGAGGATACAAAGAATGCTCTGCTTAGAGGAGGGTTTCGGCTTTCTCATGTCCGAGGGAGCCATCATTACTTTCTTCATCCCGCTGGGGGCTCCATTGTATGTATCCCGGTGCACGGAAGCAGAATCCTTCCTCTCAAGACACTGCTATCTATAATCAGGCAGGCAAAGTTGACCGTTGAAGAATTCATAACACTGCTGTAA
- a CDS encoding type II toxin-antitoxin system HicB family antitoxin — protein sequence MSCTLRHCDDTASWEGHVMLKHFNVLLEWDEEDKVFISYVPALNNISTYGDTREEALANTREAIMGYIEAAQKEGIPVKEDQGSLEWVNLEIAV from the coding sequence TTGAGCTGTACCTTGAGACATTGTGATGATACTGCAAGCTGGGAGGGGCATGTCATGTTAAAGCACTTCAATGTTCTGCTTGAATGGGATGAAGAGGATAAGGTTTTCATCTCCTATGTTCCGGCACTCAATAATATCTCAACTTATGGGGACACCAGGGAAGAAGCTCTGGCGAATACAAGGGAAGCCATCATGGGGTATATTGAAGCGGCACAGAAAGAGGGAATCCCGGTCAAAGAAGATCAGGGCTCCCTTGAGTGGGTTAACCTGGAGATTGCAGTATGA